A region of the Pelecanus crispus isolate bPelCri1 chromosome 1, bPelCri1.pri, whole genome shotgun sequence genome:
gcaggaggggaaggaagtaTCAGCTGCAGGACTAGAGCTTGTAATTCACCTCGCTGCCCCAGCTGGGGGAGAGTTTAGTCCCCTTTTCTCAGAGCTGCACCCAGAAACAATATTTGCTGATATTGGCTTACCATCCCAAGGGGGGAAATTACTATGAAATGTTTACAAGGACCATTTGAAACCTGAGAAGAGGATGTTTTTAGTAATGGGGAAAGAGCCAAATACCTTAGAAGAGAAACATTCCAGCTTTAAGAATTAATTACCGCTTCCCAGTAATGCAGTTGGCTATTAAATAACCTTGCGCAATTTCCTGGACAGATACATTTTAATGGCAATATTGTGCACAGATCAAGAGCAAAATACAGTTCACTGAACCGTGACCCCACAAGCCCAGGCACATGGGCAGATGCCTTTGCCCGAGCACTTATCCAACAAAGCCTGGAGGACAAGGCATGGAGCTAAAGCAGCCACCTATACGCAGTAGCTCACACCATGAGGGCCTCTGGGTAAGGATTTCTCCTATGGATGGGTATTTTCAGTCCGGGAAGGAAAGCATGGATAGTAAAcaacaatttttcaaaaatgcatcAGTAACATCTGTGGAGCTCTATAATCATTATGCAAACTTTACTACATGACCTTTCAGTTGTAAATCGAGTATCATAGGCCAGTGAAATGGATGCTCCATTTGTATatcctaatttttcttttgatagtGTGGGAAGATAGTATATAACTAGTTACACTCCACAATGTACACTGGCATAATAAGTCACGATACGTATTTATGCTTCTTTCAGTCAAGAGCATCAATCAATGAATGTAGTAAGGAAACCTCATAAACCGGTTATCTGAAAACCATCTTCAGTAAAAAGGcattgctttctccttctttttagATAGGTGGAAAGAAGAGAGCCATGGAAGAGCAAGTCTGAGAATCAATGGGGTTTTCTGGAAGTCAGAATTGTTACCAATTACCCCAAATCCAAGCTCAGCAGTGTTTTGTGAGCCATGCTGTAACTCATAATAAGCTTTTCAGGGATGTTACTCTGAAGGTTTCTCAGGAAGACAGCTCTTTGGAGGATTGCATGGTACCTCAGTGCAGTGATGCATGACCCCTGGAGATATTGGTCCTAGAAGGACAACTGGCTTCAGATCCCAGCTTTAGGAGCAACAGAAGATGTCCTGTTGTCTTACTTGTGTGAATAGCCAATGATCATGTGCCAAGTGCAACAACTGCCTCAAAAAGTCAACTTTCCCTAAAGGACTTTATTCTGAACCTATTCAGACCTTCCTAAATAAACAGCAGCTTCACCAAAAGCTATTGAAGTCCCCCAGGACTAAAATTGTTTTATAGGAGGTTCAGGCATGGGATGCAGATTTGTTTCTAGTCATCTGTGCATCCAAGTCTCGACCACTTTTGCTCCCTGTTTGAAGCTGAAACCCATCTCTTGCCCACGATGTGAACATGGTCCTTCTTGTATGCAGTCTGTCTTGTCCACGGTCCTTCATCTGAACAAACCACAGAAATACAGCATGGACCTGCAGCACTGACCCATCACATGTGCTGATAGCCTGCGCCCTGCTGGGAGGCAGCGAAGCAGCAGCCCGCATCCAGGATGCTCAAGCAGGGCAGAAAGCGAGGGGACATCGGTAAAaccttttgaagaaaatatccCTATCTCTGTCTAGGGATCTGCGGCTCCTGAACTGAAGCACACGGAAAGAGGTTGATGGCagcagctattttaaaattcatgaagTCTTAAAGCATTACTGGGTGATTTCAGTGCTGGGAGATAACTAGACAAAATAGCCCAACAGGGGGGAGATGCTGATGTAGTAGCAGCCATAATAGTGCGTGATGCCGCACACGTCCCTGCTTCTGAAAACCCACTCATCCGTCTTGTCAGGGGAAATTGCTGTGATTCTGTTTCATAGCGGAGgtggtgggaggaaggaggtaGATGCATATTCTCCTCTGATCAAGGAGAAAGGCCAGGCTGTGCCCCACTTACCCTCCTGAAGCCACCTTGGCCTCCGGGTGAAAGGCTTAGAGACTGGTGATAGCAAGTATTTGGTAGGGAGGGTGCAAGTGGCTGTGGTCCAAGAGAAACAAAGCTTTGGAGCTGCTCTGCTAGCACATGAGAGAcggctttccctccctgccctggtgtGCCCCTCTTTGTCCACTCGCCCAGGACTGAAGAAAATGCCAGGGCAAAAAAGAGCTGGGAGCTAGTGGGCTCCTCCTGCACTTTGCCTGTTAGCTCAGGGTTGCACGGGCTGAAAACTTCTGGCCGAAGGTAAATGTGTGCCAGCCGGGGCAAATTCTGACAAACAAATAGCTTAAATGCCGAATTTATGTATTTGTACCTGAAAGTGTTATCCAGAATgccccagctcagctgctgccttAGACTGGAGGCAGGTCAGAGcagcccccccctccctgccatgggcatGCTTTAGCCAGTGAGATTCCCCATTACATCCCCGAGgggcctcatcctgctcccGGCACATGGCCGAGCCAGCCTGACAGTGTGGGGAGGGAATGGGAGGGTTTGTACCTCCACCTGGACGTGAGGGCCTACGTAAGAAGGGGCGTTTCTTTAGGTTCTCCCCATAGcaatgaaaaggggaaaaatcacTGTATTTACCCTGCCGCTCCTCCTGCCCATCTCTCCcccttgtgtgcctggcagcctCCTGCCCAAACATTGCCCCTGTACCACTGTACAGCCAGGATGGCTGCTGGTGACTTCTAAAGGCTCACAGtggggcagcaggaggcacCAGAGGTTGGTGCCTATTGCTTTTTTCACCTGGCCTTTGATGACCGTGCTGAGATGCAGGGAGGTCCAGTACACGTTACCTGCCCTTTTAGCATATTTTGTGCCCATGTATGAGCTGGATACTTTCAGCAACTTGCTCAGTGGAAATCTGTACTGGATGCGTGAATGGAAATCAAGCTTCATCATTTCCAAAGACAAAAGCTACAGTTTGAAAAAATTACCAAAACTGTATCATAGTGGTAATTTCTCTTAGAAACAATTTGTTATCCCTTATTTCAGGACAGTGGAATGCTGCATAGATATCCCACTTGTGATTTTTCAAACTCCCCTTCAAATTTTCCCATGAATGCATGGCATGTGTGGCGAGTTTGAGTCTGCTAGGGATGCGCTCATTCTTATCAACCCTGTGCCCCTGCTCCCCTCGAGCCACCAGCCCAGAGTCCTGGGCCTGGCAGAACAACTCTCACAGGGAAGAGATATTTAAAATGCGTTTTAAACCGTACTTGTATTTGTCCAGGCTGTCACAGTGCTTTTGCACTTCCATTAATTCAAGAGTTCTGGGCCCAGTTTGCAGTCCCTTTCAGTCTGGTCCTGCAGGCCTGGAGCTGCCTCCCTTCAGCTCTCCCACTCCCTTTGGCAGGGCAGCACACGGCCTTCGGAGAGGAGCTACACAGCTAATGTGCCTGGGCTGATGTTGTGCACATAGCCCTGGGTGGGGAATAGTGCTGCTGGCATCCCACACCCCTACCATGTGCCAAAACGGGCCTCTGATGCTTCCTTGCGGAGCATCATCTCACTTAGTCACCCTTCCCTCCATTACCACCATCATGAAGACTTTCATCTGTAGATCAGGAGTGGAGGTGTCCCAGAAAGTTTCCAGCCCCAGGGGTCAGAAACAACAGATACTGCCCACTAACTACAAGGGACTCACACAGCAGTTACCTGCCTTTCCTAacaaaggcaagaagaaaaggGTCTTTGGACTTaacctataaaaataaaatcattaaaaaaaaaacccacccttaCTGGAGTTATgtgtgagcagggacagcaagTTTCCCCCTGTACAGATTACTCCACTTCCACACTTTCTACTCAGCATGGAacagagctttattttttaCCAACACAACGCACATACTTCAGAGGCATATTTGAAGTGCAAAACCCACGTTCCATGCTTAGACATCCAGCAAACAGTTAATAAAAACCATTCAAGTATGGTATAGAGCTTAGGTGAAACAAGAGTGAAGTCTAACCTGCTTCCAATGGCTACAAAATTGCTCTGGGGAAGATAAAGATGcgatttcttttaaatgtagcTATTTTCTGTAAAGGGAACCTACGCATCAGTCCTTCCTATCACACATCTCCAGAGAAAGCAACAGCCATCCCACACACTCCTCTGCTGCGGATTGCTCAGCACTTTGTCCCACGGTAATCTGTGGGAGAAACTCAACTCTCCTGTTAAATGCTTTAGGCTCAAAAGATTAATTCTGCGGGATCTCTAAAGCACATCAGAAATTGGAACTCATTCCTAACAGATTATTACCATTCAGGCAGTTACCGGTGCAAGCAAAACAGCAGTTGTTGAGGGCAAGCGATCCTGTTATAATCAGAATTCTCacagttttatattttcatgtttaatagagcttttttttttctctctccgtATAAAGCTTTCCATCAAAGGCTTTCCATGCATTTTATAAAGGCAGGTGAGTGTTACATCATCATCACTTCCATTTTACAAACAGGAAACTGAGGCTCCAAAAAAGTCATTTGAGCAGAGTAAAACAGCAAATCCCAGcccaaaacagaaatggaatcAAAACCTCCTGGCAAAAATCCCTTTCTCCAACTACCTCTATTTAGTTGCTATGcagcatcttttttttgtaaaaataaccCAACCAGTCAAACAAGAAAGAATGGCAAGGAAATTGCAAGCTTCAACATACTTACTTCCATCTGCTGGCGTTAGtacaaaaataaagatctttATTAACTAGTTTACAAAAACAAAGTCTATTGAGTCACGCAGGATCTCATCGGGGCCGTTATTTGACTTTGGAAGACAAAGCCTGTTTGAAACGTCTCTTTAGATCTTGCATGTTGGGAGATTTGGGCCGAGGGATGATGGATGACCGCCTCCTGTCCATGCTGCTGGCGTGCTGTAGTTTGCTGACCTCCTTGCAAAGATACTGGAAAACATCGCAGACGCCTTGGGAGTCGTCACTCGTGGAGATTTccaggaacaggctgcccagttCATTTGCCAGCTGTAGTCCCTCTTTCGCCTGTACTTGCCTGGCGTGGAGGAGGTCTGCTTTGTTCCCCACGACGATGATGGGAGTCCTGGCATCTGGGTGGACCTTGCGTACGTGCTGATAGAGAGGTCGGACTGACTGGTAGCTGCTGTAGTCTGTGATGGAGTAAACCAGGAGGAAGCCCTCTGCCCACTTCACACACCTGGACAGGGAGTCCAGCGCCTGCACGAAGTCCTCCTGCACCTGCGGTAGGACAGAGAGCGCGCGTTCGGCACCGGGTCGCGAACGCGTAAAGCCTGCATCACAGACAACACTGTTGCACAGGTCCAAAGGGAAGCCTGAGCTCTGTCTTTAGGAGACTCAGCCCGGCCCTGTGGGAAGCGGGGGCTCACAAGCCGAGCCTGGAGGTGGCAGAGCAGAACCCGTCGCGCCGCAGCACCTCCGTACCTGGATGCACCCCGGCGTGTCTTGGATCTGCACGGCAACGTGGTCGCCCTCCAGATGGACCAGCCTGGAGTAGAGGTtgcctggggagcagagagCCGTCAGGCACAAGCCGCGGCCGCGGGggtccccgccgcgccccgccgcccgccgcctcaCCTGTGTTGGGCTCGTAGTCCCCGATGAACCGCTTCGTCAGGAACCGCACGATCATCGCTGCAACACAGAGCGGCCGCGTTAGCGGGGACGGACGGCCCGAGGGACAGGGGAAGGGGCGACGGGCGGCCCCGCACTCACCGCTCTTGCCGACGCCGCGGGCGCCCAGCACGGCCAGGCGGACCtgggggccgggcggccccggggcgcaCTCGGCGATGGGCGCCAGCAGGAAGGGCTGGGACATGCTCGGCAGGCGCATGGgaggggcggcccggcggccggacggctcggctcggctcggctcggctcggctcggctcggctcggctcggctcgcgGCTCGCAGCGCGGGCGGCCGCCGACGGCTTTTAAAGGCTCCGCCGGCTGCGCCGtgcgcggggccgccccgcagcgTGCGCACAGCGCGGGGCGCCCATTGGCTGTAGGCCTCGCGGCTGTACCGCCCCTCCCCGGCTataccgccccccccccccgactgcCCCACTTGCCCCCCAGCtgtacccccccccccggttGTACCCCGGcccctccctcccaccttccccatccccagggtgtGGGGCGGCCCCAGCGGGTGCCGGGGGACCCGCAGCCCAGGTTTGGGGGCCGGCACCGCAGCACCCCGCCGTGCATCACCCCcgccccaggcaggcagcacgGGGGGCGCTGGGTTTGGGAGGGTGCGGCTCTGCCCCCACCGCCAGCCTCGACCACCACCACGACAGGTTCCCGCTTTACGCGCCCTCCCTGCTGCGAGGGTCTCCAGGCGCAGGGGAAGGgagatgttttcttctttcacctcAGACTATTTTGCTTCCCGCACCTGGATACATCCCTCCACAGCCGGCACCGAAATCCCAGCTTGCAGATCAAGCAACAGCTTGACCACCAAAGCGGGCCACAGCGCCTTCAGGTCTGGATTAGGCCCTGCGGGTTTTCAGAGTGGAAGAAAGTTTCAGGGAAGAAAGGCGCTCCACCATGGGCTGCTGCCAAACGGGCCTCAAACCTGCGAACAGCTCCGTGGATGCTTCGGTCTCTCTGCAAAGCGGAGCCCCGGCTCCTGCAAAACCGCTCTTGCAGCGCGCTGCTTTGCAGGCTGTcgcggtttaaccccagtcggcgactaagcaccatgcagccgccCGCTCACCCACCCccgtggtgggatgggggaacaGAATcgggaaaaaatttaaaaaaaaaaaaagtaaaacccatgggttgagataaagacagtttaataggacagcagaggaagagaaaataatagcaacagcaacaataaaagaatatgcaaaacaagcgatgcacaatgcaattgctcaccacccgctgaccgatgcccagcctgtccccaagcaccgatcaccccccccagtttatatactgagcatgacaccatatggtatggaatagccctttggccagtgtgggtcagctgtcctggctgtgccccctcccagcttcttgtgcatctggcagagcatgggaagctgaaaagtccttgactagcataagcagcacttagcaacaactaaaccatcagtgtgttatcaacattcttctcctactaaatccaaaccacagcactatgccagctactaggaagaaaattaactctatcccagct
Encoded here:
- the RASL11A gene encoding ras-like protein family member 11A; the encoded protein is MRLPSMSQPFLLAPIAECAPGPPGPQVRLAVLGARGVGKSAMIVRFLTKRFIGDYEPNTGNLYSRLVHLEGDHVAVQIQDTPGCIQVQEDFVQALDSLSRCVKWAEGFLLVYSITDYSSYQSVRPLYQHVRKVHPDARTPIIVVGNKADLLHARQVQAKEGLQLANELGSLFLEISTSDDSQGVCDVFQYLCKEVSKLQHASSMDRRRSSIIPRPKSPNMQDLKRRFKQALSSKVK